One genomic segment of Hordeum vulgare subsp. vulgare chromosome 2H, MorexV3_pseudomolecules_assembly, whole genome shotgun sequence includes these proteins:
- the LOC123427184 gene encoding polyadenylate-binding protein 2-like: MAAQAAVANGGAAAVVPVPVPAHAGGAAQQPLPTTSLYVGDLEANVTDSQLYELFSQAGQVVSVRVCRDVNSRRSLGYAYVNYSNPMDAARAMEALNFAPLNNKPIRVMYSNRDPSSRRSGSANIFIKNLDKTIDNKTLHDTFSAFGAILSCKVAMDDIGQSKGFGFVQYEKEESAQSAMKSLNGMLINDKPVYVGPFLRKQERDNSSDKAKFNNVFVKNLSESTTKEDLIKVFSEYGTITSAVVMIGMDGKSRCFGFVNFESPDDAARAVEELNGKKINDKEWYVGRAQKKSEREMDLKRRFEQSMKDAADKYQGQNLYLKNLDDGITDDQLRELFSNFGKITSCKIMRDQNGVSKGSGFVSFSTREEASQALTEMNGKMISGKPLYVAFAQRKEERKAMLQAQFSQMRPVPMTPSMTPRLPMYPPMPTLGQQLFYGQAPPAMMPPQPGYGFQQQLVPGMRPGGGAHMPNYFVPVVQPGQQGPRPGMRRSGPGSAQGQQTPQPFQQQMVPRGRVYRYPPGPRHMAEVQQMPGVGVGGMVQPYDMGSFPVRDAGVSPAPPIGTLTSALANATPEQQRTILGESLYPLVEKLEHQQAAKVTGMLLEMDQTEVLHLLESPEALKSKVAEAMDVLRNVAQQQNPNAPTSQLAGLSLSDGIIS; encoded by the exons ATGGCAGCGCAGGCGGCGGTGGcgaacggcggcgcggcggcggttGTGCCCGTGCCCGTGCCCGCGCACGCGGGAGGGGCCGCGCAGCAGCCGCTCCCGACCACGTCGCTCTACGTCGGCGACCTCGAGGCCAACGTCACCGACTCGCAGCTCTACGAGCTCTTCAGCCAGGCCGGCCAGGTCGTCTCGGTCCGCGTCTGCAGGGACGTCAACTCGCGCCGCTCCCTCGGCTACGCCTACGTCAACTACAGCAACCCCATGGATG CTGCAAGAGCAATGGAAGCGCTGAACTTTGCTCCACTGAACAACAAGCCCATTCGTGTTATGTATTCGAACCGTGACCCAAGCAGCCGCAGAAGTGGATCTGCAAATATCTTTATCAAG aACCTTGACAAGACAATTGACAACAAGACGCTTCATGACACCTTCTCTGCATTTGGAGCAATTCTCTCATGCAAGGTTGCCATGGATGATATTGGCCAATCCAAAGGCTTTGGATTTGTCCAGTATGAGAAAGAAGAGTCTGCGCAGTCTGCAATGAAAAGCCTAAATGGTATGCTTATCAACGATAAGCCTGTCTATGTCGGACCTTTTCTCCGCAAGCAAGAGAGGGATAATTCTTCTGACAAGGCAAAATTTAACAATGTCTTTGTGAAGAATTTATCTGAGTCTACTACAAAAGAGGATCTAATCAAAGTATTCAGTGAGTATGGAACTATTACAAGTGCTGTTGTAATGATTGGCATGGATGGTAAATCAAGGTGCTTCGGCTTCGTCAATTTTGAGAGCCCAGATGATGCTGCTCGTGCTGTTGAGGAACTTAATGGGAAGAAAATCAATGACAAAGAGTGGTATGTTGGTAGAGCTCAGAAGAAATCTGAAAGGGAGATGGACTTGAAGAGAAGATTTGAGCAAAGCATGAAAGATGCAGCTGATAAATATCAAGGACAGAACTTGTACTTGAAGAATTTGGATGATGGCATTACAGATGATCAGCTACGTGAGCTATTCTCCAACTTCGGCAAAATTACGTCATGCAAG ATTATGCGTGATCAAAACGGTGTTAGCAAGGGTTCTGGCTTTGTTTCATTTTCCACCCGTGAGGAAGCATCTCAGGCT CTCACTGAAATGAATGGCAAAATGATATCTGGAAAGCCATTATATGTTGCATTTGCACAGcgtaaagaagaaagaaaagcaaTGTTACAG GCTCAATTCTCTCAGATGCGCCCTGTACCAATGACCCCTTCTATGACTCCTCGACTCCCCATGTACCCTCCTATGCCTACTCTTGGGCAGCAACTCTTCTATGGGCAAGCTCCACCTGCTATGATGCCCCCTCAG CCTGGGTACGGTTTCCAGCAACAGCTTGTTCCAGGAATGAGGCCTGGGGGTGGTGCCCATATGCCAAATTACTTTGTTCCAGTTGTCCAACCAGGTCAGCAGGGACCGCGCCCAGGTATGAGGCGCTCTGGTCCTGGGTCTGCTCAGGGACAGCAAACTCCCCAGCCATTTCAGCAACAG ATGGTTCCAAGGGGACGTGTCTACCGCTACCCACCTGGACCTCGTCACATGGCTGAGGTTCAACAGATGCCTGGGGTTGGTGTTGGAGGTATGGTTCAGCCATATGATATGGGAAGCTTCCCTGTGCGAGATGCTGGCGTGTCACCTGCTCCTCCAATTGGAACTCTCACATCTGCCCTTGCAAATGCTACTCCAGAGCAACAAAGAACG ATACTTGGGGAAAGCCTGTATCCACTTGTTGAGAAGCTGGAACACCAACAAGCTGCAAAGGTGACGGGTATGCTTCTGGAGATGGACCAGACGGAGGTGCTGCATCTGCTCGAGTCTCCAGAGGCTCTCAAGTCCAAGGTTGCCGAGGCGATGGATGTTCTCCGCAACGTGGCTCAGCAGCAGAACCCTAACGCCCCTACCAGCCAGCTTGCTGGGCTGTCTCTGAGCGACGGCATTATCTCTTAG